Proteins encoded by one window of Streptomyces clavuligerus:
- a CDS encoding F0F1 ATP synthase subunit B — protein MIAQLTIAAAEEQPPLIPHLDELIVGLIAFAIVFFFLAKKLLPNINKVLEERREAIEGGMEKAEEAKTEAESVLEQYKAQLAEARHEAARLRQEATEQGTAIIAEMKAEGQRQREEIIAAGHAQIEADRKAASAALRQDVGKLATDLAGKLVGESLEDHARQSRTIDRFLDELEQKAEAAR, from the coding sequence GTGATCGCTCAGCTCACTATCGCGGCAGCGGAGGAGCAGCCTCCTCTCATTCCGCATCTGGACGAGCTCATCGTCGGCCTGATCGCGTTCGCCATCGTCTTCTTCTTCCTCGCCAAGAAGCTCCTCCCGAACATCAACAAGGTTCTGGAAGAGCGCCGGGAGGCCATCGAGGGCGGTATGGAGAAGGCCGAGGAGGCGAAGACCGAGGCCGAGAGCGTCCTGGAGCAGTACAAGGCGCAGCTCGCCGAGGCCCGCCACGAGGCCGCCCGACTGCGCCAGGAGGCGACCGAGCAGGGCACCGCGATCATCGCGGAGATGAAGGCCGAGGGCCAGCGGCAGCGTGAGGAGATCATCGCGGCCGGTCACGCCCAGATCGAGGCCGACCGCAAGGCCGCGTCCGCCGCGCTCCGTCAGGACGTCGGCAAGCTGGCGACCGACCTGGCCGGCAAGCTGGTGGGCGAGTCCCTTGAGGACCACGCCCGGCAGAGCCGCACCATCGACCGCTTCCTCGACGAGCTTGAGCAGAAGGCCGAGGCGGCCCGATGA
- a CDS encoding F0F1 ATP synthase subunit delta, with translation MNGASREALAAARESLDALTDNTSVDAAKLAEELAAVTALLDREVSLRRVLTDPAQSGEAKAALAGRLLGGQVGGETVDLVSGMVRSRWSRSRDLVDALEELAATADLTAAQRAGTLDTVEDEVFRFGRIVDSSKELRAALTDKAATKAAKTELLRELLGGKADPVTERLVARLVTAPRGRSLEGGLEALSKLAAARRDRMVAIVTTAVPLSDQQKQRLGAVLAKVYGRTMHLNLDVDPEVLGGIAVRVGDELIDGTVAERLGDVSRRMAG, from the coding sequence ATGAACGGAGCGAGCCGCGAGGCGCTGGCTGCCGCACGCGAGTCCCTCGACGCACTGACCGACAACACCTCGGTCGACGCGGCGAAGCTCGCCGAGGAGCTGGCGGCCGTCACCGCGCTGCTCGACCGCGAGGTCTCGCTGCGTCGGGTCCTGACCGACCCGGCGCAGTCCGGCGAGGCCAAGGCCGCGCTCGCGGGCCGTCTCCTCGGCGGCCAGGTGGGCGGCGAGACCGTCGACCTGGTCTCGGGCATGGTCCGCTCCCGCTGGTCGCGCTCGCGCGACCTGGTGGACGCCCTGGAGGAGCTGGCGGCCACCGCCGACCTCACGGCGGCCCAGCGGGCGGGCACGCTCGACACCGTCGAGGACGAGGTGTTCCGCTTCGGCCGGATCGTGGACTCCAGCAAGGAGCTGCGCGCCGCGCTCACCGACAAGGCGGCCACCAAGGCCGCCAAGACGGAGCTGCTGCGCGAGCTGCTCGGCGGCAAGGCCGACCCGGTCACGGAACGACTGGTCGCCCGGCTGGTCACCGCTCCCCGGGGACGTAGCCTGGAGGGGGGCCTGGAGGCCCTGTCCAAGCTCGCCGCGGCGCGCCGGGACCGGATGGTCGCCATCGTCACCACGGCGGTGCCCCTCAGCGACCAGCAGAAGCAGCGCCTCGGCGCGGTGCTGGCCAAGGTGTACGGCCGCACGATGCACCTGAACCTGGACGTGGACCCCGAGGTCCTCGGCGGGATCGCGGTGCGCGTCGGCGACGAGCTGATCGACGGCACGGTCGCGGAGCGTCTGGGCGACGTCTCGCGCCGTATGGCCGGCTGA
- the atpE gene encoding ATP synthase F0 subunit C, whose protein sequence is MSALQTLAAADTVSGNVNAVGYGLAAIGPGIGVGIIFGNGTQALARQPEAAGLIRTNQIMGFAFCEALALIGIVMGFVFK, encoded by the coding sequence ATGTCCGCTCTCCAGACCCTCGCCGCCGCCGACACCGTCTCCGGCAACGTCAACGCCGTCGGCTACGGCCTCGCCGCGATCGGCCCCGGCATCGGCGTCGGCATCATCTTCGGTAACGGCACCCAGGCCCTCGCCCGTCAGCCCGAGGCGGCCGGCCTGATCCGGACCAACCAGATCATGGGTTTCGCCTTCTGTGAGGCGCTCGCCCTCATCGGCATCGTCATGGGCTTCGTCTTCAAGTAA